The following are encoded together in the Balneolales bacterium ANBcel1 genome:
- the aspS gene encoding aspartate--tRNA ligase produces the protein MTLLRTHTCGELTREMTGETAILNGWVDTRRDLGGVIFIDLRDRYGITQVVFSPQDDQEAHQLADQLRSEFVIGVKGEVRGRDPENINPNVKTGDIELRVRELVLYSKSETPPFEIEDEVKTNEDLRLKYRYLDLRRPAMQRNLLLRSAIYKSTRDYFYENDFAEIETPFLMRSTPEGARDYLVPSRVNPGKFFALPQSPQTYKQILMVSGMDRYFQIVKCFRDEDLRADRQPEFTQIDVEMSFVDEEGIYRMGEGLMQRILKETKGVDVSAPFPRMSYHEAMTTYGSDKPDTRFGMKFVDFSDIVKKSEFRVFSKTVADGGAVVGFVVPGKGSLGRGVMDRLTRRAQDEIGAGGLIYIKNNSEEVYSSVSKFVSEEITLEMVEKSGAEKGDLILILAGPKTTVYGQLGDLRLLIAGEYDMIDTSKYNLLWVTDFPLLEYDEEDGRFYAMHHPFTSPHEEDMEKLESAPEKVRARAYDLVMNGSEIGGGSIRIHNSDVQSRMFEALGIGKEEARQKFGFLLDAFKFGAPPHGGIALGLDRVAMLLTGAKSLREVIAFPKNQRAISLMDNCPSEVDAAQLEELHIRLAPQTGKK, from the coding sequence ATGACATTACTCAGAACACACACATGCGGGGAACTGACCCGCGAAATGACAGGCGAAACGGCAATTTTGAATGGTTGGGTGGATACGCGCCGTGACCTTGGCGGCGTGATTTTTATTGATCTGCGCGATCGCTACGGAATAACACAGGTGGTTTTTTCACCCCAGGATGACCAGGAGGCCCATCAGTTGGCCGATCAGTTGCGCTCGGAATTTGTGATTGGTGTTAAGGGTGAGGTGCGAGGCCGGGATCCCGAGAATATCAACCCGAATGTAAAAACCGGTGACATCGAACTGCGGGTCAGGGAGCTTGTCCTCTACTCCAAATCGGAAACCCCGCCGTTTGAGATCGAGGATGAGGTGAAGACGAACGAGGATTTGCGCCTGAAATACCGGTATCTGGATCTGCGCCGTCCCGCCATGCAGCGAAACCTGCTGCTGCGCTCCGCTATATACAAAAGCACGCGCGACTATTTTTATGAAAATGATTTTGCCGAGATCGAGACCCCTTTTCTGATGCGCAGTACGCCCGAGGGCGCGCGCGACTACCTGGTGCCCAGCCGGGTCAATCCCGGAAAGTTTTTTGCCCTTCCCCAAAGTCCGCAGACATACAAGCAGATTTTGATGGTCTCCGGCATGGACCGTTACTTCCAGATCGTCAAATGTTTCCGCGATGAGGACCTCCGGGCCGATCGTCAACCGGAATTCACCCAGATCGACGTGGAGATGTCGTTTGTCGACGAAGAGGGAATTTACAGGATGGGTGAAGGCCTGATGCAACGCATCCTCAAGGAGACCAAAGGTGTCGACGTTTCCGCACCTTTTCCGCGGATGAGTTACCATGAGGCCATGACCACCTACGGCAGCGACAAACCCGATACCCGCTTCGGCATGAAGTTCGTCGATTTTTCCGATATCGTGAAGAAATCGGAATTCCGGGTGTTTTCAAAAACGGTGGCCGACGGCGGCGCTGTGGTTGGTTTCGTTGTTCCCGGCAAGGGTTCTCTCGGCAGGGGCGTCATGGACCGCCTTACCCGGCGAGCCCAGGATGAAATCGGGGCCGGCGGACTCATCTACATCAAGAATAACAGCGAAGAGGTGTACTCCAGCGTCAGCAAGTTTGTTTCTGAAGAGATCACGCTCGAAATGGTGGAAAAAAGCGGTGCAGAGAAGGGGGATCTGATCCTGATCCTGGCCGGACCCAAAACCACCGTGTACGGTCAGCTGGGGGATCTCAGGCTGCTGATAGCCGGAGAGTACGACATGATCGACACCTCCAAATACAACCTGCTCTGGGTTACCGATTTCCCGTTGCTGGAATATGACGAGGAAGACGGCCGTTTTTACGCGATGCACCATCCGTTTACTTCGCCGCATGAAGAGGATATGGAAAAACTGGAATCCGCCCCCGAAAAAGTTCGTGCACGGGCTTATGACCTGGTGATGAACGGCAGCGAGATCGGTGGAGGTTCCATTCGTATCCACAACTCCGATGTTCAATCGCGCATGTTTGAGGCGCTCGGAATCGGCAAGGAGGAAGCCCGGCAAAAATTTGGATTCCTGCTGGATGCGTTCAAATTCGGAGCGCCCCCCCATGGCGGAATCGCCCTGGGACTGGATCGTGTGGCCATGTTGCTGACGGGAGCCAAAAGCCTCCGGGAGGTTATTGCATTTCCGAAAAACCAGCGTGCCATCAGCCTGATGGACAACTGCCCGAGCGAGGTCGATGCCGCGCAACTCGAAGAACTGCACATCCGCCTGGCACCGCAAACAGGAAAAAAATAG
- a CDS encoding energy transducer TonB, with translation MSALERKKPAADLRRSYIINIQVGIIGTLLIFITIFKVNLDFTGDFEIIERDQDVIEMEEIIQTEQETTPPPPPRPPQPEPVPDDEIIEDQFFDLDTDLDLDAPMEMPPPPPPPDDEEEEPEIFQVVEDMPEPIGGLQAIYNNIVYPDAARRAGIEGRVIVQFVVDENGNVTNPQIIRGIGGGCDEAAIAAIQSVEWTVGRQRGRAVRVQFQLPIMFRLAANN, from the coding sequence ATGTCTGCTTTAGAACGAAAAAAACCGGCTGCTGATCTCAGAAGAAGCTATATCATAAACATTCAGGTCGGAATCATTGGTACGCTGCTGATCTTCATCACCATCTTCAAAGTTAATCTAGATTTCACGGGTGACTTCGAGATCATTGAAAGGGATCAGGATGTGATCGAGATGGAAGAGATCATTCAGACCGAGCAGGAGACCACCCCGCCTCCGCCGCCCAGGCCGCCCCAACCGGAGCCTGTGCCCGATGATGAAATCATAGAAGACCAGTTTTTTGATCTGGATACGGATCTTGACCTGGATGCACCCATGGAAATGCCGCCTCCGCCGCCTCCGCCGGACGATGAAGAAGAGGAGCCGGAAATTTTCCAGGTTGTTGAAGATATGCCCGAACCCATCGGCGGACTCCAGGCCATCTATAACAATATCGTCTATCCGGATGCCGCACGCAGAGCAGGGATCGAGGGCCGTGTGATCGTTCAGTTCGTTGTGGATGAGAATGGAAATGTGACCAATCCCCAGATTATTCGCGGGATCGGCGGTGGCTGTGACGAAGCGGCCATTGCTGCCATTCAGTCGGTGGAATGGACGGTCGGAAGACAGCGGGGACGGGCGGTTCGCGTTCAGTTCCAGCTTCCGATCATGTTCCGGCTGGCAGCCAATAATTGA
- a CDS encoding DUF1015 domain-containing protein, which produces MITIKPFKALRPAPGREEQVACVPYDVINTSEARQLAEGRPDSFLHVIRPEIDLPKETELYSNAVYEAGASNLKNMQKNGVLILESSPQLYLYQQQMGTHTQTGLYACVSVKDYDEDRIKKHELTRPDKEDDRTRHILTQRAHAEPVMLTCKADSTITRLTNKILSAREPLYSFTASDGVIHRVWQITDPQPFVDAFRSVDALYVADGHHRCKSASRVAETLRKDDYGDDEFEFFPAVIIPMDEMRILAYNRLVHKTPSDFMEKLNSAFELAPDVHPVPDKPGRISLYSGGRWYGMDLPEDPAGEAVAQLDVSRLHKHILLPLLDIEDQRTDPNLSFVGGIRGTGELERAVDTGKAELAISMYPTSIDELISVADNHQLMPPKSTWFEPKLRSGLLVHTF; this is translated from the coding sequence ATGATTACGATCAAGCCATTCAAGGCATTACGCCCGGCACCGGGCCGGGAAGAGCAGGTCGCCTGTGTTCCCTACGACGTCATCAACACCAGCGAAGCACGCCAACTGGCTGAAGGCCGACCGGACAGCTTCCTTCATGTCATCCGCCCTGAAATAGATCTTCCGAAAGAAACCGAACTCTATTCGAATGCCGTGTATGAAGCCGGCGCATCGAACCTCAAAAATATGCAGAAAAACGGGGTTCTCATACTGGAATCTTCCCCTCAGCTCTATTTGTACCAGCAGCAAATGGGTACCCACACTCAGACCGGGCTTTATGCGTGCGTTTCGGTAAAGGACTATGACGAAGACCGGATCAAAAAACACGAGCTTACGCGGCCTGACAAGGAAGATGACCGGACCCGCCACATCCTCACACAGCGGGCTCATGCCGAACCGGTCATGCTGACCTGCAAGGCCGACAGCACCATCACCCGACTCACAAACAAAATTCTCTCGGCCAGGGAACCGCTCTATTCGTTTACCGCCTCCGACGGTGTCATCCACAGAGTCTGGCAGATAACCGATCCACAGCCTTTTGTTGATGCTTTTCGGTCGGTGGATGCCCTCTATGTCGCTGACGGCCACCATCGCTGCAAAAGCGCGTCAAGAGTGGCGGAAACGCTTCGCAAGGATGATTATGGTGATGACGAGTTCGAGTTTTTCCCCGCCGTAATCATCCCGATGGATGAAATGCGCATCCTCGCATACAACCGCCTGGTCCACAAGACCCCTTCGGACTTCATGGAGAAGCTGAACAGTGCGTTCGAATTGGCCCCCGATGTTCATCCGGTTCCCGACAAACCGGGCCGGATTTCACTTTATTCCGGCGGCCGCTGGTATGGCATGGATCTGCCCGAAGACCCTGCCGGCGAAGCCGTTGCACAACTGGATGTTTCGCGCCTGCACAAGCACATCCTGCTGCCGCTGCTGGATATCGAAGATCAGCGAACCGACCCCAACCTCTCCTTCGTGGGGGGCATCAGAGGAACCGGTGAACTGGAACGAGCCGTTGACACCGGCAAGGCGGAGCTTGCCATCAGCATGTATCCAACCAGTATCGATGAATTGATATCGGTTGCCGACAACCATCAGTTAATGCCGCCAAAATCCACCTGGTTTGAGCCGAAACTGCGCTCCGGCTTGCTCGTCCATACTTTTTGA
- a CDS encoding BrxA/BrxB family bacilliredoxin, protein MQFGYGMGPDTSWMRTELTDLGVQELTTVEEVDRVFKDSKGTMLLVINSVCGCAAGNARPGMKLAIGHSKKPDALYTVFAGQDKDATARAREYFSDFPPSSPAFAFFKDGEIKAMVPRHRIEGRTAQEVADDLVMIFDTFCGEKVENKQ, encoded by the coding sequence ATGCAATTCGGATATGGAATGGGGCCGGATACGTCCTGGATGAGGACAGAACTCACAGACCTGGGAGTGCAGGAGTTAACCACTGTGGAAGAAGTTGACCGTGTTTTTAAGGACTCCAAAGGAACCATGCTGCTTGTTATCAATTCTGTGTGTGGATGTGCTGCGGGAAATGCACGCCCCGGCATGAAGCTGGCAATTGGTCACTCGAAAAAGCCTGACGCCCTGTACACGGTTTTTGCCGGCCAGGATAAGGACGCAACGGCACGGGCACGCGAATACTTTAGCGACTTTCCCCCCTCATCGCCGGCTTTTGCCTTTTTCAAGGACGGCGAAATCAAAGCGATGGTCCCGCGTCACCGGATCGAGGGAAGAACAGCACAGGAGGTGGCCGACGATCTTGTCATGATTTTTGACACTTTCTGCGGGGAGAAGGTCGAAAACAAGCAGTGA
- a CDS encoding superoxide dismutase — protein MAFTLPDLPYAYDALEPHIDARTMEIHHTKHHQTYVNKANDALKGHPLADRPVEEVLKNIDSVGSDIKQAVINNAGGHANHSLFWEILGPNAGGEPKGAVADAIDSTFGSFDNFKEKFANAGVTRFGSGWAWLVVNSDKKLEVTSTLNQDSPLMKGQEPILGLDVWEHAYYLNYQNRRPDYIAAFWNVVNWDKVEENFKKATS, from the coding sequence ATGGCTTTTACACTTCCTGATCTTCCATATGCATACGATGCGCTTGAGCCGCATATTGATGCCCGAACAATGGAGATCCATCATACCAAGCACCATCAAACTTATGTCAACAAAGCAAATGACGCACTGAAAGGACATCCGCTGGCTGACCGTCCGGTGGAAGAGGTGCTTAAAAATATCGACAGTGTCGGCAGCGATATCAAACAGGCGGTGATCAATAATGCCGGCGGACACGCCAACCACTCCCTTTTCTGGGAAATTCTTGGTCCCAATGCCGGTGGTGAACCCAAAGGGGCGGTTGCCGATGCCATCGACAGTACATTCGGCTCATTTGACAACTTCAAGGAGAAATTCGCCAATGCCGGAGTAACCCGGTTCGGCTCGGGATGGGCCTGGCTTGTGGTAAATTCCGACAAAAAGCTGGAGGTAACCTCCACTTTGAATCAGGATAGCCCTCTGATGAAGGGGCAGGAGCCCATTCTCGGTCTGGATGTCTGGGAACACGCCTATTACCTGAATTATCAGAATCGTCGGCCCGACTATATCGCCGCATTCTGGAATGTCGTGAATTGGGACAAGGTGGAAGAGAATTTCAAAAAAGCCACCAGCTGA
- a CDS encoding DUF1844 domain-containing protein codes for MSENESGKVTPEQQDQVLFMMLVQQHQQIAMMGLGEMENPATGKKSRDPKAVKYAVDTLNMLQKFTSGNLTDEMSSYLSDTLKTMRNKYAQLSKPEEE; via the coding sequence ATGTCGGAGAACGAATCCGGAAAAGTTACGCCAGAACAGCAGGATCAGGTACTCTTCATGATGCTGGTTCAGCAGCATCAGCAGATAGCCATGATGGGCCTGGGAGAGATGGAAAACCCGGCAACGGGCAAAAAATCCAGGGATCCGAAAGCCGTCAAGTATGCGGTTGATACGCTGAATATGCTGCAGAAGTTCACTTCAGGAAATCTGACGGACGAGATGTCGAGCTACCTGTCGGATACACTGAAAACGATGAGAAACAAATATGCGCAGCTCAGCAAGCCGGAGGAGGAGTAA
- a CDS encoding VanZ family protein, which yields MTDALHRYQSLKKAIPPVFVLWTLLMLALTLLPANTIPESSLFSYDKVGHFGMFGGWTFFLGLYLIVYRERTETSLLLLLIAGVLFGGIIEILQHYIPGNRTASWGDFIANSLGAITACLVLLPLKRYLRRQ from the coding sequence ATGACAGACGCATTACACCGCTATCAATCCCTGAAAAAGGCCATTCCGCCTGTATTTGTCCTGTGGACACTGCTCATGCTGGCTCTGACACTTCTTCCGGCAAACACCATCCCCGAAAGTTCGCTCTTTTCTTACGACAAGGTCGGTCATTTTGGCATGTTTGGCGGCTGGACCTTCTTTCTAGGCCTCTATCTTATTGTCTACCGCGAAAGAACTGAAACGAGCCTGCTGCTGCTTTTGATCGCCGGAGTGCTGTTCGGCGGTATCATCGAAATCCTCCAACATTATATTCCAGGCAACAGAACCGCAAGCTGGGGCGATTTTATCGCAAATTCACTGGGAGCTATTACTGCCTGTCTGGTCCTGCTCCCCCTTAAGCGATACTTACGTCGGCAATAG
- the proS gene encoding proline--tRNA ligase: MAKKITERSKDYSQWYLDVVREAQLASHSPVRGCMVIKPNGYALWENMQRQLDDMFKETGHSNAYFPLFIPKSFLSKEAQHVEGFAKECAVVTHSRLVNSDHGVTVDPTSRLEEELIVRPTSETIIWDTYRDWIQSYRDLPILINQWANVVRWEMRTRLFLRTMEFLWQEGHTAHATEEEARDEAFQMLEVYRTFAEEYLAMPVEVGVKTESERFAGAVDTFCIEAMMQDGKALQAGTSHFLGQNFAKAFDVRFQDSDGKEKFVWATSWGVSTRLIGGMIMTHSDDNGLVLPPRLAPVQVVIVPIWRNDEEKAKVSGYGSALLASLREAGIRVRFDDRDQYKPGWKFAQHEVEGTPLRIAIGPRDVANNKVELARRDTLQKEIVDREGLEQRIPELLETIQADLYKAALRRTREQTRTADSYDEFKEILDTHGGFVYAHWDRTAATEEQIKNDTKATIRCLPLKPEPQPGKCILTGKESPFPVLFARSY, encoded by the coding sequence ATGGCAAAAAAAATCACGGAAAGATCAAAAGATTATTCACAATGGTACCTTGATGTGGTACGGGAAGCGCAGCTGGCATCTCACTCTCCTGTCAGGGGGTGTATGGTCATCAAGCCGAACGGATATGCCTTGTGGGAAAACATGCAGCGACAGCTGGACGACATGTTCAAGGAGACCGGTCACAGCAACGCCTATTTTCCGCTCTTCATCCCGAAGTCGTTTCTTTCCAAAGAGGCGCAGCATGTAGAAGGATTTGCCAAGGAGTGTGCCGTGGTTACTCACAGTCGGCTGGTCAATTCCGATCACGGGGTAACGGTGGATCCGACCTCCCGGCTGGAAGAGGAGTTGATCGTGCGTCCAACATCCGAGACCATTATCTGGGACACCTATCGCGACTGGATTCAGTCGTACCGTGATTTGCCGATTCTGATTAACCAGTGGGCGAATGTGGTTCGCTGGGAGATGCGCACGCGCCTGTTCCTGCGCACGATGGAGTTTCTGTGGCAGGAAGGGCATACCGCCCATGCCACCGAAGAGGAAGCGCGGGATGAGGCCTTCCAAATGCTCGAAGTGTACCGGACCTTTGCCGAGGAGTACCTGGCGATGCCGGTTGAAGTCGGCGTCAAGACCGAGTCCGAGCGGTTCGCAGGGGCGGTCGACACCTTTTGCATCGAGGCGATGATGCAGGATGGCAAGGCGCTTCAGGCGGGAACCTCCCATTTTCTCGGACAGAATTTCGCGAAAGCCTTTGACGTCCGCTTCCAGGACAGCGACGGCAAGGAGAAATTTGTCTGGGCTACCAGCTGGGGCGTATCCACCCGTCTGATCGGCGGGATGATCATGACCCATTCCGATGACAACGGACTGGTGCTGCCGCCGCGTCTGGCACCCGTACAGGTCGTCATCGTACCGATCTGGCGTAATGACGAGGAGAAGGCGAAGGTCTCCGGGTATGGCAGCGCGCTGCTTGCATCGCTTCGCGAAGCCGGTATCCGCGTGCGTTTCGACGACCGCGACCAGTACAAACCTGGCTGGAAATTCGCCCAGCATGAAGTGGAAGGCACGCCGCTCCGTATCGCCATAGGCCCCCGGGATGTCGCCAACAACAAGGTAGAGCTTGCCCGGCGCGATACGCTGCAAAAAGAGATTGTCGATCGTGAAGGCCTCGAACAACGCATCCCCGAACTGCTGGAAACGATTCAGGCGGATCTCTACAAGGCCGCGCTGCGCAGAACCAGGGAACAGACCCGTACCGCCGACTCCTACGATGAATTCAAGGAGATTCTTGACACCCATGGCGGCTTTGTCTACGCGCACTGGGATCGTACGGCAGCAACCGAGGAGCAGATCAAAAACGACACCAAAGCGACCATCCGGTGTCTGCCCCTCAAACCTGAACCACAACCCGGCAAATGCATTCTGACCGGAAAAGAGTCACCTTTCCCGGTACTGTTTGCACGTTCTTACTGA
- a CDS encoding NUDIX domain-containing protein, which produces MEEGVLIEAGGGVVFRGGGKDRDILLIFRRGVWDLPKGKIEQGESIEEGAVREVEEETGCAGVHITGDLGTTNHSYLENGVMYQKRTRWYAMQCKTANLKPQHEEQIEDLRWMLPATAIEKVHFENLKVVIRRFCKAVE; this is translated from the coding sequence ATGGAAGAGGGAGTGTTAATCGAGGCCGGCGGTGGGGTTGTATTCCGCGGAGGTGGCAAAGACCGTGACATCCTGCTGATCTTTCGGCGGGGTGTGTGGGATCTGCCGAAAGGCAAGATCGAGCAGGGGGAGTCGATCGAAGAAGGGGCGGTACGAGAGGTTGAGGAAGAGACCGGATGCGCGGGAGTTCACATTACCGGCGATCTCGGAACAACGAATCACAGTTATCTTGAAAACGGGGTGATGTACCAAAAGCGGACCCGGTGGTACGCGATGCAATGCAAGACTGCGAATCTGAAGCCGCAGCATGAGGAACAAATCGAAGACCTGCGGTGGATGCTTCCGGCCACCGCGATTGAAAAGGTTCATTTCGAGAACCTGAAAGTGGTGATCCGGAGATTTTGCAAGGCTGTGGAGTAG
- the sthA gene encoding Si-specific NAD(P)(+) transhydrogenase translates to MSRDYDVIILGSGPAGFSCAMQSAKFDKKALIIEANEHYLGGSWINTGTVPSKALRETASNIFKYSSRFGDTDGVKPYDRFKMRDVLKYKDIVLASENSEIKENLIKNEVDTELGFGTIVDPHTVEVKKEDGSVTRFTTDYILVSTGGQTVTPKKFEVDHATILDNRSILDLNYIPKRLVIVGTNVQAVEFATIFTALGTRVTILNEKEDYLVFLDREAKKEFDEIISDMRISVFNNTEVIDISTNSLRNCTEVKFREKETDSLHVTETEQVLYFGERKPNTRNLGLESLDMEFDEQGFIKVDHHYRTNIPSIFAAGDVIGHPGLASVSFSQGRISSCNMFGASSLEMHSSIPYGIYSIPEIASIGLTEREARAQSKDITIGRAYYRNLTKANISQSPRGILKLVFETESLKLLGIHIVGEGACDLIHIGQAVLHYNGDVRYFLNTVHNYPTYSEAYRIAAFNGVNRVYKSGVKYKTLLDDK, encoded by the coding sequence ATGAGCAGAGATTATGATGTGATCATTCTCGGCAGCGGCCCCGCAGGTTTCTCCTGTGCCATGCAATCGGCCAAGTTTGACAAAAAAGCACTCATTATTGAAGCAAACGAACACTATCTGGGCGGTTCATGGATCAATACCGGCACCGTTCCCAGCAAGGCGCTGCGGGAAACGGCCAGCAATATTTTCAAGTACAGTTCCCGTTTCGGCGATACCGACGGGGTGAAACCGTACGACCGCTTCAAAATGCGGGATGTACTTAAATACAAGGATATTGTACTGGCCAGCGAGAACAGCGAAATCAAGGAAAATCTCATCAAAAACGAGGTGGATACGGAACTTGGTTTCGGGACAATCGTCGACCCGCACACCGTTGAAGTCAAAAAGGAGGACGGTTCGGTTACCCGTTTCACCACCGACTATATTCTGGTATCCACCGGCGGGCAAACGGTAACCCCGAAGAAGTTCGAAGTGGACCATGCCACCATTCTGGATAACCGCTCCATCCTTGACCTGAATTATATCCCAAAAAGGCTCGTCATAGTCGGCACAAATGTTCAGGCTGTTGAATTCGCCACCATTTTCACCGCCCTGGGCACCAGGGTAACCATCCTCAATGAAAAGGAAGACTATCTGGTGTTCCTCGACCGGGAAGCGAAGAAGGAGTTTGATGAAATCATCAGCGACATGCGTATTTCGGTTTTCAACAATACCGAAGTTATCGACATCAGCACCAACTCCCTCCGGAACTGTACCGAGGTAAAATTCAGGGAAAAGGAGACCGATAGCCTGCATGTCACCGAAACTGAACAGGTACTCTATTTTGGAGAGCGGAAGCCCAACACGCGAAATCTCGGCCTGGAAAGCCTGGACATGGAGTTTGACGAGCAGGGATTTATCAAGGTGGATCATCACTATCGCACCAATATCCCCTCCATTTTTGCCGCCGGCGATGTGATCGGGCATCCCGGCCTGGCCTCCGTCTCTTTTTCACAAGGGCGTATCTCCTCATGCAACATGTTTGGCGCCTCCAGCCTCGAGATGCACAGCAGCATTCCCTACGGCATTTACAGCATACCCGAAATCGCCAGTATCGGTCTCACCGAACGGGAGGCAAGGGCCCAAAGCAAGGATATCACCATCGGCCGCGCCTATTACCGGAATCTCACCAAGGCCAACATTTCACAGAGCCCGCGGGGTATTTTGAAACTGGTTTTTGAAACCGAGTCGTTGAAGCTTCTGGGCATTCATATTGTCGGTGAAGGGGCGTGCGACCTGATCCATATCGGACAGGCGGTGCTCCACTACAACGGAGATGTCCGTTATTTCCTGAATACCGTACACAACTACCCCACCTATTCGGAAGCCTACAGGATAGCTGCCTTCAACGGAGTCAACCGCGTCTATAAAAGCGGTGTGAAGTACAAAACGCTGCTGGACGACAAGTAG
- a CDS encoding NAD(P)H-hydrate dehydratase, with protein sequence MLPSNSYFRLSLATADQSRQVDQQTIESFGIPGETLMEIAGNRTADIIRSDFPAGSTILVVCGKGNNAGDALVAARLLLDDGYRIILVPALGLEGWSDDASRNLKRLRRLAEGMGTELDIRTEWNVSDDPARTADLIVDGIFGTGLRSETRAPVSDVIHQINSCGKPVYALDLPSGLHCDTGERLGHTVKADKTLQFGVRKLGCYIGQGPNFCGKRLLLDLPFPNRYKSGISVRLLDETLVPEDLLAKRGADDRSSLHKYNNGVVHVIGGSAGLTGAPLYAAKAAWALGMGAVTLIHPSQWLQTMDVQAPSLIKHPVGPANSVSFTEKDSGQVLDLISEKKGVTVIGPGIGRDRQTLAFVAKVIRKSEGPIIVDADGLLAVAENPEAFTERKDPGSVILTPHPGELKNLAGTAFANDSERLQMTRSLAQRLGCNIVSKGNPVMVHCPRPNQTLITGYDTSVFARAGFGDILAGQIAAFMTHDSDTITGCELALLHGYQHISTLASRGKLFPEPSDFT encoded by the coding sequence ATGTTACCTTCCAACAGCTACTTCCGCTTGTCGCTGGCCACGGCCGATCAAAGCCGGCAAGTGGATCAGCAGACCATAGAGTCGTTTGGTATCCCCGGCGAAACCCTGATGGAAATCGCGGGAAACCGGACAGCCGACATTATCCGCTCTGATTTCCCCGCCGGAAGCACGATTCTTGTCGTCTGCGGCAAAGGTAACAACGCCGGAGACGCTCTGGTAGCCGCGCGGCTTTTGCTGGATGACGGCTATCGCATTATTCTTGTACCGGCACTTGGACTGGAAGGCTGGTCGGATGACGCCTCCCGGAACCTGAAGAGGCTTCGCCGGCTTGCCGAAGGGATGGGAACGGAACTGGATATCCGGACTGAGTGGAACGTTTCCGATGACCCTGCCCGCACAGCCGACCTGATTGTGGACGGCATCTTCGGCACCGGCCTGCGCAGTGAAACAAGAGCCCCCGTATCGGATGTCATCCACCAAATCAACTCCTGCGGAAAACCGGTCTACGCGCTGGATCTCCCCTCCGGACTGCATTGCGACACCGGCGAGCGCCTGGGGCATACCGTCAAGGCGGACAAAACCCTCCAGTTCGGCGTCCGCAAGCTGGGCTGCTACATCGGCCAGGGACCCAATTTCTGCGGCAAACGGCTTCTGCTGGATCTCCCGTTTCCCAACCGGTACAAATCCGGCATATCCGTCAGGCTGCTGGATGAAACCCTGGTTCCGGAAGACCTCCTCGCAAAACGTGGCGCAGACGACCGAAGCTCCCTCCACAAATACAACAACGGGGTTGTCCATGTCATTGGCGGGTCGGCCGGTCTCACCGGAGCCCCGCTCTACGCCGCCAAAGCGGCATGGGCCCTGGGGATGGGAGCAGTCACCCTGATCCACCCCTCACAGTGGCTGCAGACCATGGATGTGCAGGCGCCATCGCTCATCAAGCATCCGGTGGGACCTGCAAACAGCGTCAGTTTCACCGAAAAAGATTCCGGACAGGTTCTTGATCTCATCTCCGAAAAGAAGGGTGTTACCGTAATCGGCCCCGGCATCGGGCGGGATCGCCAGACCCTGGCTTTTGTCGCAAAGGTAATCCGGAAGAGCGAGGGTCCGATTATAGTGGATGCCGACGGACTCCTTGCCGTTGCAGAAAACCCGGAAGCCTTCACGGAACGAAAAGACCCCGGCTCGGTAATTCTTACCCCGCATCCCGGAGAGCTTAAAAACCTTGCCGGAACTGCTTTTGCAAATGACTCGGAACGACTTCAGATGACCCGGTCGCTGGCACAACGCCTCGGTTGCAACATCGTCAGCAAAGGAAACCCTGTCATGGTCCATTGCCCACGGCCAAATCAAACCCTCATCACCGGATATGATACATCCGTTTTTGCGCGGGCCGGTTTCGGAGATATACTTGCAGGCCAGATTGCAGCGTTCATGACTCATGACAGCGACACCATAACCGGCTGTGAACTCGCACTGCTCCATGGATATCAGCACATTTCCACTCTCGCATCCAGGGGCAAACTCTTTCCGGAACCATCAGACTTCACATGA